A stretch of Salarias fasciatus chromosome 23, fSalaFa1.1, whole genome shotgun sequence DNA encodes these proteins:
- the LOC115381680 gene encoding secretory phospholipase A2 receptor-like codes for MQNLLLQILMGHFFFVMGQVHQYEFIDTTKSWEEAQKYCRSNYTDLATVPNVKFMKKLQNTINGTAGGEAWIGLYNKPQPTQTWRWSQPEMEMDAVPWATDEPNNKEGPENCGFISDKVLVGDIKCSSKRKFVCYDEKQQGHDKFYFSDIEVKWEDAQNECRNRSINSELVSGNTQLDEIKIYPGINFTESESKYWIGLFQDTWRWSDNSNSSYRNWKTFCENDNPEKKCDETCAAVILEEKTGKWTQTDCSKAQPFFCYKDNTILQKDEKSWDEAFRYCRKKHSDLVSIVSLEDQSWIQEKVKNASTEYVWLGLQYSCSLDLWFWLNDMISEEDLFEEGRPECDTVVAMSKEGKYKMVRKSENKKYNFICSLNYSDTGQGLSFYGLQCAKDDEDAALKYP; via the exons ATGCAGAATCTACTGTTGCAGATTTTGATGG gtcactttttttttgtcatgggTCAAGTCCATCAGTACGAGTTTATTGATACCACAAAATCCTGGGAGGAAGCCCAAAAATACTGTAGAAGTAATTACACGGATCTGGCCACAGTGCCTAATGTGAAGTTTATGAAGAAactacaaaacacaataaacggAACAGCCGGAGGTGAAGCCTGGATTGGGCTGTACAACAAACCACAACCAACGCAGACATGGAGATGGTCTCAGCCAGAGATGGAGATGGATGCCGTCCCCTGGGCAACGGATGAGCCAAATAATAAAGAAGGACCAG AAAACTGTGGATTCATTTCCGATAAAGTACTAGTGGGGGACATAAAATGTTCTTCAAAACGTAAATTTGTCTGCTATGatg aaaaacaacaaggcCATGAtaaattttatttcagtgacATTGAAGTGAAATGGGAAGATGCTCAGAATGAATGCAGAAATAGATCTATCAACTCAGAATTGGTCAGTGGTAACACACAGTTAGACGAAATCAAGATTTACCCGGGAATTAATTTCACTGAATCTGAATCCAAGTATTGGATTGGGTTATTCCAAGACACCTGGAGATGGTCAGACAACAGTAACTCCTCTTACAGAAACTggaaaacattttgtgaaaatgataACCCTGAAAAAAAATGCGATGAGACATGTGCTGCAGTGattctggaagaaaaaacaggaaaatggaCACAAACAGACTGTAGTAAAGCTCAACCTTTCTTCTGCTACAAAG ATAATACAATACTGCAAAAGGATGAAAAGTCTTGGGATGAAGCCTTTCGctactgcagaaaaaaacattcgGACCTGGTCTCCATTGTCAGCCTTGAAGATCAGAGCTGGATTCAGGAAAAGGTCAAGAACGCCAGCACTGAGTACGTATGGCTGGGACTGCAGTACAGTTGTTCACTTGATTTGTGGTTTTGGCTCAATGACATGATCAGCGAGGAGGACTTGTTTGAAGAAGGAAGACCGGAATGTGACACGGTTGTGGCCATGAGTAAAGAGGGCAAATACAAGATGGTCcgaaaatctgaaaataaaaaatataacttCATTTGCTCCCTGAACTACAGCGACACTGGTCAAGGACTAAGTTTTTATGGTTTGCAGTGTGCCAAAGACGATGAAGATGCTGCATTGAAATATCCTTGA